A genomic stretch from Glaciecola nitratireducens FR1064 includes:
- the surA gene encoding peptidylprolyl isomerase SurA gives MKYRLLKASLLSVTVVFSMLASAVEQSLDKVSVIVDQGVILESEISELVNAVKQGAVAEGQALPSDRALRTQAIERLILKSLQMQMAERMGIQISDPQLEQTIGNIAQRDNISIDELRKRVQLDGLSYEVYREKVREELITGEVTRANVRRRVYITPQEIETLVNLISQQGDEQAEYRLGHILIAVPSGATEEEITKSRDTAEKVLELLNSGSDFTKIAIASSSGPKALEGGDMGWMNVNSMPTLFAEAVDGKKKDDLIGPLRSGAGFHVLKILDSRGIETVEVEEVNARHILVKPSIILSDQKAEKMLQEFRTKLIEGEEDFAKLAKQHSEDPGSALKGGVLGWNDPSIYVPEFKDALSTLKKDEYSQPIRTVHGWHLIQLIERRIDDATEKRKEDRAYQLLFNRKFNEETDTWLREMREGAYIELLDKKDL, from the coding sequence ATGAAATACAGATTATTAAAAGCAAGCTTACTGAGTGTTACCGTCGTTTTCAGCATGCTAGCCAGCGCGGTTGAGCAAAGTCTAGACAAAGTGTCCGTCATTGTAGACCAAGGCGTCATTCTTGAAAGTGAAATATCTGAGCTAGTCAATGCCGTTAAACAAGGCGCAGTTGCAGAAGGACAAGCTCTACCGTCAGACAGAGCTTTGCGCACGCAAGCAATCGAACGTTTAATATTAAAAAGCCTGCAAATGCAGATGGCAGAACGCATGGGCATACAGATAAGTGACCCACAGCTAGAGCAAACTATCGGCAACATTGCGCAGAGAGACAATATTAGCATTGATGAATTGCGCAAAAGGGTGCAGCTTGATGGCCTTTCGTACGAAGTATATCGCGAAAAAGTCCGTGAAGAGCTAATCACAGGTGAAGTAACGCGCGCAAATGTAAGACGCCGTGTTTATATTACACCACAAGAAATTGAGACCTTGGTAAACTTAATTAGCCAACAAGGTGACGAACAAGCTGAATACCGTTTAGGCCATATTCTGATTGCTGTACCGTCGGGTGCAACGGAAGAAGAAATTACTAAATCGAGAGACACCGCAGAAAAGGTGCTTGAACTGTTAAACTCTGGGTCCGATTTTACCAAAATCGCGATAGCATCATCTTCTGGTCCAAAAGCACTTGAGGGCGGTGATATGGGTTGGATGAACGTTAACTCTATGCCAACCTTGTTCGCTGAAGCCGTAGACGGTAAGAAAAAAGACGATTTAATTGGTCCGTTGCGCAGCGGCGCCGGCTTCCATGTATTAAAAATACTGGATTCGAGAGGCATCGAGACTGTAGAAGTTGAAGAAGTTAACGCTCGCCATATTTTGGTGAAGCCGTCGATTATCCTTAGCGATCAAAAAGCAGAAAAAATGCTGCAAGAGTTTCGTACCAAATTAATTGAAGGCGAAGAAGATTTCGCTAAGCTAGCAAAGCAGCATTCCGAAGATCCAGGTTCAGCTTTGAAAGGCGGTGTGTTAGGTTGGAACGACCCAAGCATATATGTTCCTGAGTTCAAGGATGCACTTAGCACCCTGAAAAAAGATGAATATAGCCAGCCAATTAGAACAGTTCACGGTTGGCATTTGATTCAGTTGATTGAACGTCGCATTGATGATGCAACGGAAAAACGCAAGGAAGATCGTGCGTATCAATTATTATTTAACAGAAAATTTAATGAAGAAACAGACACTTGGTTACGCGAAATGCGTGAAGGTGCTTACATTGAATTACTCGATAAAAAAGACCTGTAA
- the lptD gene encoding LPS assembly protein LptD, translated as MIKLFFATTLSISAFFVSAQTVELCIPESTPFESSLLTTGKQIKVSSDAAQMIQNRSALFNGNVLITSPSSMINADVAQIDNNGKQVIASGDVLYRDEALQVESQGVELNSDLKLLQMQDTEYQFKNISGRGAADLLSLSGEQGLRLEQVSFTTCPEGSEDWKMFANEIVIAKDSPFGEAYNTKFYLGGVPVFWLPYFAFPVTAERQSGLLFPNIGSSTRTGLEYEQPVYWNIAPNYDATFSPRAMTNRGIQLKTEFRYLFSQSQGEVQLEYLPKDLDTLTQEDRYFYRYLHQGKLSDNWSLNVDFSGISDDNYIVDLGSDYYNRADTHLYRQLGLNYYSPNLDFSLQFRDFEVVGDHPDVYRALPEMKLNYGSDIGEYIDFKLASEAAYFENKLDSKPNAFRVHIEPSLSLPYQRAWGELLAEVSLLQTYYEQELPEGSVGQLDESVSRTIGQGRLYGSLIFEKEGLVLDDKYGLTIEPKVQYLYTSFEEQDNIGLYDTTPLLTTFNNLFRGQEFTGLDRINDNNQFTLGATARLIDQKNREKLVLSVGQIFYLEDSKLISSVREDNRSALAAEFDWQVNQRWFLHSDIQVETQTQKVERSSVATEYRIDDNKLIQVNHRYIRDLSGEEINQFGVTASWPINEKWHWVGRWYRDANLSRTTESFAGIQYESCCWALRFTYQRSLSNRFDATGLRTTDEFDSGIGLQFIIKGIGSRRSNSDMLEQGMFGYRQPYVLN; from the coding sequence ATGATTAAATTGTTCTTTGCCACAACGCTCAGTATTAGTGCATTTTTTGTGAGTGCGCAAACTGTTGAGTTGTGTATACCTGAAAGCACGCCGTTTGAGTCATCATTACTGACTACCGGTAAGCAGATCAAAGTAAGTTCTGACGCCGCCCAAATGATTCAAAATAGATCAGCATTATTTAACGGTAATGTTCTGATTACCAGTCCTAGCTCCATGATAAATGCAGATGTTGCGCAAATAGATAATAACGGAAAACAAGTTATCGCTAGCGGTGATGTGCTTTATCGAGACGAAGCTTTGCAAGTCGAAAGCCAAGGCGTTGAATTGAACAGCGACCTTAAATTATTGCAAATGCAAGATACTGAGTATCAATTTAAAAACATATCAGGGCGTGGTGCGGCTGATTTGCTGTCGCTTTCTGGTGAACAAGGTTTACGCTTAGAACAAGTCTCATTCACCACCTGTCCTGAAGGCAGTGAAGATTGGAAAATGTTTGCTAATGAAATTGTCATTGCTAAAGACAGTCCATTTGGTGAGGCTTACAACACTAAGTTTTACCTTGGTGGTGTGCCGGTGTTTTGGCTCCCATATTTTGCATTTCCCGTTACTGCTGAACGTCAAAGCGGATTATTATTTCCTAATATTGGCAGCTCAACCCGCACCGGTCTTGAGTATGAACAACCGGTATATTGGAATATTGCGCCTAATTATGACGCAACTTTCTCGCCGAGAGCGATGACCAACCGCGGTATTCAACTGAAAACAGAATTCCGCTATTTGTTTAGTCAAAGTCAAGGTGAAGTGCAGTTAGAATACTTACCGAAGGATCTCGATACCCTCACTCAAGAGGACCGCTATTTTTATCGATATTTGCATCAAGGGAAATTAAGCGACAATTGGAGTTTAAATGTCGATTTTAGCGGGATAAGTGACGACAACTATATCGTTGACCTTGGCTCTGATTATTACAATCGCGCTGACACTCACTTATACCGCCAACTAGGGTTAAATTACTACTCACCTAATTTAGACTTTTCTTTGCAGTTTCGCGATTTCGAAGTTGTTGGTGATCATCCCGATGTGTATCGTGCATTACCCGAAATGAAGTTAAATTACGGCAGCGATATCGGTGAATACATTGATTTCAAATTAGCAAGTGAAGCGGCTTACTTTGAGAATAAGCTCGATTCAAAACCGAATGCGTTTAGAGTGCACATTGAGCCTAGTTTATCCCTGCCATACCAGCGCGCTTGGGGTGAACTGTTAGCAGAAGTGAGTTTGCTACAAACTTATTATGAGCAAGAACTGCCGGAAGGTTCTGTAGGGCAGCTTGACGAAAGCGTCAGTAGAACCATTGGTCAAGGGAGATTATATGGTTCTCTCATTTTCGAAAAAGAAGGCTTAGTATTAGATGATAAATACGGGCTGACTATCGAACCAAAGGTGCAGTACCTTTATACTAGCTTTGAAGAACAAGACAATATTGGTCTTTACGATACAACACCGCTGTTGACTACTTTTAACAATTTATTCCGCGGGCAAGAATTTACAGGTTTAGATCGCATTAACGACAATAATCAATTTACATTAGGTGCAACAGCCAGACTCATTGATCAAAAAAACAGAGAAAAATTGGTGCTAAGCGTCGGTCAGATATTTTATTTGGAAGACAGTAAGCTAATTAGCAGTGTGAGAGAAGACAATCGCTCAGCTTTAGCCGCTGAATTTGATTGGCAAGTGAACCAACGCTGGTTTTTGCACTCTGATATTCAGGTTGAGACGCAAACCCAAAAAGTAGAACGTAGTAGTGTTGCGACTGAGTATCGTATTGACGATAATAAGCTTATACAGGTAAACCATCGCTATATTCGCGATCTGTCTGGAGAGGAAATAAACCAATTTGGTGTAACGGCTAGTTGGCCAATCAACGAAAAATGGCATTGGGTAGGACGCTGGTATAGAGATGCTAATCTATCCAGAACCACCGAAAGCTTTGCTGGCATTCAATACGAAAGTTGTTGCTGGGCATTACGTTTCACTTATCAGCGCAGTCTCAGCAACCGATTTGACGCAACAGGCTTACGCACAACCGATGAGTTTGACTCAGGCATAGGCCTACAGTTTATTATTAAAGGTATTGGCAGCCGTAGAAGTAATTCCGATATGTTAGAGCAAGGGATGTTTGGCTACCGCCAGCCCTATGTTTTAAATTAA
- the djlA gene encoding co-chaperone DjlA has translation MQIWGKVVGVLFGFMFGRVAGAILGLVVGHIFDVTYSKDFSQKGGFSRLFTTSNEIQQQAVFFHSLFSALGHVAKSDGKVTQEDIQIASALMDEMNLSGDVRLEAQQAFRDGKQRDFAIIEMLQQFKEQCHARRDVLQIYLEILIQASCATKKLSAAQYTVLEKVAKALGFRRVELDFLIMTFEAEQRFRRGRSQANNQRGQQGQHRQGRQQSTQRSYSAIAELDDAYKILGIKQSDDAKLVKKAYRRQMSLHHPDKMASKGLPAQALELSKQKAQDIQAAYELVRKHKHF, from the coding sequence ATGCAAATTTGGGGAAAGGTTGTTGGTGTGCTTTTTGGCTTTATGTTTGGCCGAGTAGCGGGTGCGATATTGGGTTTGGTGGTCGGCCATATATTCGATGTCACCTACAGTAAAGATTTTTCTCAAAAAGGCGGTTTTTCTCGTTTATTCACCACTTCTAATGAAATTCAACAACAGGCGGTTTTTTTCCATAGTTTGTTTTCTGCGCTCGGGCATGTTGCAAAGTCAGATGGCAAAGTGACGCAAGAAGATATTCAGATCGCGTCTGCTCTAATGGATGAAATGAACCTTAGCGGTGACGTAAGATTAGAAGCACAGCAAGCCTTTAGGGACGGTAAGCAACGTGATTTTGCGATTATCGAGATGCTGCAACAATTTAAGGAGCAATGTCATGCTCGCAGAGATGTCCTGCAAATATACTTGGAAATATTGATTCAAGCATCCTGTGCAACTAAAAAGTTGAGCGCCGCGCAATACACCGTATTGGAAAAGGTAGCTAAAGCGCTAGGTTTTAGACGCGTTGAACTCGATTTTTTGATTATGACTTTTGAGGCAGAACAACGATTTCGTAGAGGTCGGTCGCAGGCAAATAATCAACGTGGTCAGCAAGGCCAACACAGACAAGGCCGGCAACAAAGCACACAGCGCTCGTATTCGGCAATAGCTGAACTTGATGATGCATACAAGATTTTAGGCATAAAACAAAGCGATGATGCAAAGTTGGTTAAAAAAGCCTACCGCAGACAAATGTCATTGCATCATCCCGATAAAATGGCATCAAAAGGTTTGCCTGCGCAGGCACTTGAACTGTCTAAACAAAAAGCGCAAGACATTCAAGCTGCCTACGAGTTGGTTCGAAAACATAAGCATTTTTAA
- the xerD gene encoding site-specific tyrosine recombinase XerD, which yields MNLMTEQNQKEKAILSAENEIAINDFISMLWVEKGLSDNTASAYRTDLSKFSLFLQSKSALTSDLVSVRKEDIQAYLTARFEQKLSQRSTSRFLSSSRSFFKYAIAKKWREDNPTQGVSNPKLPSYLPSTLSEKQVDDLLAAPNDDDPINVRDKAMLEVLYATGIRVSELVNLQMNEVSLLQGVIRVMGKGNKERLVPLGEVAIDCLATYLKEWRPQLLSKPSNTIFPSKRGSTMTRQTFWHRIKLHAKQAGIQVHLSPHTLRHAFATHLLNHGADLRVVQMLLGHSDLSTTQIYTHVATERLQSLVKNHHPRG from the coding sequence ATGAATTTAATGACCGAACAAAATCAAAAAGAAAAAGCCATTCTTTCGGCTGAAAATGAAATTGCGATTAATGACTTTATTAGCATGCTTTGGGTTGAAAAAGGGCTCAGCGATAACACGGCTTCTGCCTACAGAACCGACCTCAGTAAGTTTTCGCTTTTTTTACAAAGCAAATCAGCATTAACTTCAGATCTGGTTTCAGTGCGAAAAGAGGATATCCAAGCCTATCTGACTGCGCGTTTTGAACAGAAGCTGTCCCAACGTTCAACGTCAAGATTTCTGAGTTCATCGCGATCTTTCTTTAAATACGCTATCGCGAAAAAGTGGCGTGAAGATAACCCGACGCAAGGGGTTAGTAATCCAAAGTTACCAAGCTATTTACCCAGCACGCTAAGTGAAAAGCAAGTAGACGACTTATTGGCTGCGCCGAATGATGACGATCCAATAAATGTGCGTGATAAAGCCATGCTTGAAGTGCTGTATGCTACCGGTATTCGAGTATCTGAATTGGTCAACCTGCAAATGAATGAAGTGAGTCTGCTGCAGGGCGTTATTAGGGTGATGGGTAAAGGCAATAAAGAGCGCTTAGTGCCGTTAGGTGAGGTTGCGATTGATTGTTTAGCTACTTATTTAAAGGAGTGGAGGCCACAATTGCTAAGTAAACCGAGCAACACCATTTTTCCAAGTAAGCGCGGCTCGACAATGACGAGGCAGACCTTTTGGCATCGTATAAAACTGCACGCAAAGCAGGCTGGTATTCAGGTACATTTATCTCCTCACACCCTAAGGCATGCTTTTGCTACTCATTTACTAAACCACGGCGCAGATTTGCGCGTGGTACAAATGCTGTTAGGTCACAGCGATTTATCTACAACACAAATTTATACCCATGTTGCTACCGAAAGACTTCAATCTTTGGTGAAAAACCATCATCCTCGAGGATAA
- a CDS encoding thioredoxin fold domain-containing protein, producing MNYIYNLTAATKLVAASILLLSSVLTTSAFAAQQEHAELIKRFEQKLNFKIISVADANVPGLLQINTDTGIFYASENGEYFLSARIYRVGDEIVDETGAALQKYRLEGIKRFKDSAIEFKSAKEKYVLNVFTDATCGYCRKLHNEMDILNDLGITVRYLAFPRQGLNSKVYSDAVSIWCSDNPQEAMTQAKAGGNVASTSCENEVAEQYNFGKAIGVNGTPNIILPDGTVIPGYQPAQALLAALRAAEKA from the coding sequence ATGAATTATATTTATAACTTAACGGCAGCAACCAAGCTTGTTGCTGCTTCAATCTTGCTGCTTTCCTCAGTGCTGACGACATCAGCGTTCGCTGCTCAACAAGAGCATGCCGAGCTAATAAAACGTTTTGAGCAAAAGCTAAACTTCAAAATAATCTCTGTGGCTGACGCAAATGTTCCAGGCTTATTGCAGATAAATACGGACACTGGCATTTTTTACGCTAGCGAAAACGGCGAATACTTTCTAAGTGCTCGCATTTACCGCGTGGGTGACGAGATAGTCGATGAGACAGGCGCCGCTTTACAAAAGTATCGTCTGGAGGGTATCAAGCGCTTTAAAGATTCAGCTATTGAATTTAAGTCTGCAAAGGAAAAGTATGTGTTAAACGTATTTACCGACGCGACGTGTGGTTACTGTCGGAAATTGCACAATGAAATGGATATCCTCAATGACTTGGGTATCACGGTTCGCTACCTTGCGTTCCCAAGACAAGGGCTTAATAGCAAAGTTTATAGCGACGCAGTCTCGATTTGGTGTTCAGACAACCCGCAAGAAGCGATGACACAGGCTAAGGCCGGTGGTAACGTTGCTAGCACATCGTGTGAAAATGAAGTAGCGGAACAATATAATTTTGGCAAAGCAATTGGCGTTAACGGAACCCCAAATATTATTTTGCCAGACGGCACAGTTATCCCCGGCTATCAGCCAGCTCAAGCTCTTTTGGCAGCTTTAAGAGCTGCAGAGAAAGCGTAG
- a CDS encoding sigma-70 family RNA polymerase sigma factor produces the protein MEIPEHDNHRVSERLSKFDDIELVRLAKLQLPYVTAAYEVLFHRYHRQLSSVCYRYLGSLEEAEETVNDTMLNVFNNITRFEQRASFKTWIYKIAHNLSITRLRKKKLDYVNIDETKDILTEDEPTDDSENQQKMNTWLDSLSVEDRTIVVFRVVGCLEFSEIAEIVEQKLSAVKMRFKRVLEKHAS, from the coding sequence ATGGAAATCCCAGAACACGATAACCATCGTGTTTCTGAAAGGCTGTCAAAGTTCGATGATATCGAACTGGTGCGCTTAGCAAAGCTACAGCTCCCCTATGTGACAGCAGCCTACGAAGTGCTTTTTCATCGATATCATAGGCAGCTAAGCAGCGTCTGCTATCGATATTTAGGCTCATTGGAAGAGGCCGAAGAAACCGTTAACGACACTATGCTGAATGTGTTTAACAACATAACTCGGTTTGAACAGCGTGCCAGTTTCAAAACCTGGATATACAAAATTGCCCATAACTTATCAATCACTCGCTTGCGTAAAAAAAAGCTAGATTATGTCAACATTGATGAAACCAAAGATATTCTCACAGAAGACGAACCGACTGACGATAGCGAAAACCAACAAAAAATGAATACATGGCTTGATTCGTTGAGCGTTGAAGACAGAACGATTGTTGTTTTTAGAGTTGTAGGATGCTTGGAGTTCAGCGAGATAGCCGAAATAGTTGAGCAAAAATTGAGTGCCGTAAAAATGAGGTTTAAGCGTGTTTTAGAAAAACACGCCTCATAG
- a CDS encoding mechanosensitive ion channel family protein — MNINAWAQSFSSALSIFWTEIAGFLPNLIATIIVVVIGLYLSKLVTKWIAKIIQKVGFNELCEKLGIEKSLQTLGFKASSSELVGGILHIFFVLIIFVAAADTLGLDRFSAVLDNFVLYLPKLFGAVLIALIGLFIAKKGKTQVESALDNVGVEYSASVGRVLQMLILFVTFSLVVGQLDLETQLLNTIFTVLIASLGIALALALGLGTKGIANSIVSGIYAREQLSPGDEVTFDGFTGNVVMVSTVNTLLENKSGEQLSIPNQELLNTKYTVVRLADRK, encoded by the coding sequence ATGAATATAAATGCTTGGGCACAGTCATTCAGCAGCGCACTTTCTATTTTTTGGACAGAAATAGCAGGCTTCCTGCCTAATTTAATCGCTACCATTATTGTTGTGGTGATTGGTTTGTACCTCTCAAAATTAGTGACTAAGTGGATCGCAAAAATAATACAAAAAGTGGGCTTTAATGAACTTTGTGAAAAGCTCGGCATTGAAAAAAGTTTACAAACCCTAGGATTTAAAGCTAGTTCCTCAGAACTGGTCGGAGGCATCCTTCACATATTTTTCGTACTTATTATATTCGTAGCAGCCGCCGACACGCTGGGATTAGATCGTTTCTCCGCCGTCCTTGATAATTTCGTACTATACTTACCCAAGCTGTTTGGTGCGGTGCTTATTGCTCTCATCGGTCTATTTATCGCGAAGAAAGGAAAAACACAGGTTGAATCAGCCCTGGATAACGTTGGAGTAGAATATAGCGCCTCTGTCGGCCGCGTGCTGCAGATGCTTATTCTGTTTGTGACTTTTTCCTTAGTTGTGGGTCAACTCGACTTAGAAACACAGCTGCTCAATACTATCTTTACGGTGTTGATTGCCAGCTTAGGCATCGCTTTAGCATTAGCCTTAGGGCTTGGTACAAAGGGTATAGCCAACAGTATTGTCTCCGGGATTTATGCTCGCGAGCAGCTGTCACCAGGTGATGAAGTTACGTTTGACGGATTCACTGGCAACGTGGTTATGGTGAGCACGGTAAACACACTTTTGGAAAATAAAAGTGGTGAACAATTAAGTATTCCAAATCAAGAGTTACTCAACACTAAATATACTGTCGTGCGACTAGCCGATAGAAAGTAA
- a CDS encoding OmpA family protein, producing the protein MKKSIISISLTLALLGGCASSPSVSEADIFQQYPSVQEASTLLTNAKDDNLAFYSPEQMKEARRVYDQAMKDAKAGKSGAGQLADEAVARAKAAKTQADKAKYTFEEVLLAREKALDVNATTVAPEDFQEAEKEFAKAIALLEIGQDAKAKKDIEAIKNQYLAIELKALKKNMLSFAQQAVAASEKNDLDDIAPRTIAQAKDELKLAINTLEANRTDTAKANIHSNRAIWLVKQAEGIADINAYFKNANFDEEQKILWYQEQLSTVIAPVNSDVQFNQMNKEVVAGLRQQLSALVNNNESLTASLSNAQTQVKQITSDSQSRESQLEQEKANALMQAQMERAAEQAAKKADDARFAAVQSMFTEEEATVYRQRDNVLIRAQGFAFKPGASEIESSNFVMLNKITDAIKRFPNATIVVSGHTDVTGSSELNLALSKARAEVVANFITQVSEIDKDRVSSTGYGKEKPVASNETPEGRAQNRRVEILIVNK; encoded by the coding sequence ATGAAAAAGTCAATTATCAGTATCAGCCTTACGCTAGCTTTGCTAGGTGGTTGTGCATCAAGCCCTTCAGTTAGTGAAGCAGACATTTTTCAGCAGTACCCGAGTGTACAAGAGGCCAGCACCTTATTAACGAACGCAAAAGACGATAATTTAGCATTCTATTCGCCAGAACAAATGAAAGAAGCCAGGCGCGTTTATGACCAAGCAATGAAAGATGCCAAAGCAGGTAAGTCTGGCGCTGGACAACTAGCAGATGAGGCGGTCGCACGCGCTAAAGCAGCAAAAACACAAGCAGACAAAGCAAAGTACACTTTCGAAGAGGTGTTGTTAGCCCGTGAAAAAGCACTTGATGTGAATGCTACGACTGTTGCGCCTGAAGATTTTCAGGAAGCTGAAAAAGAGTTCGCAAAAGCCATTGCATTGTTAGAGATAGGTCAGGATGCGAAAGCGAAAAAAGATATTGAGGCAATTAAAAATCAATACTTAGCAATTGAGCTTAAAGCGCTGAAAAAGAACATGTTGAGCTTTGCTCAACAAGCTGTCGCCGCATCAGAAAAGAACGATTTAGACGATATTGCACCAAGAACTATTGCTCAAGCAAAAGACGAACTTAAATTAGCAATCAACACATTAGAAGCCAACCGAACGGACACAGCGAAAGCCAACATCCATTCTAATAGAGCAATTTGGTTAGTAAAACAGGCCGAAGGCATAGCTGATATTAATGCTTACTTTAAGAATGCTAATTTTGACGAAGAACAAAAAATATTGTGGTATCAAGAACAATTAAGCACAGTTATCGCTCCAGTTAACAGCGATGTTCAGTTCAATCAAATGAACAAAGAAGTAGTTGCGGGCTTGCGCCAACAGCTTTCAGCATTAGTTAATAACAATGAGTCTTTAACTGCTAGTTTGAGTAACGCACAAACGCAAGTAAAGCAAATTACGTCTGACTCTCAATCTCGTGAAAGCCAGTTGGAGCAAGAAAAAGCTAATGCATTAATGCAAGCTCAAATGGAACGCGCAGCAGAGCAAGCGGCCAAAAAAGCAGACGACGCTCGTTTTGCGGCAGTGCAGTCGATGTTTACAGAAGAAGAAGCGACAGTTTATCGTCAAAGAGATAACGTGTTAATTCGTGCACAAGGGTTTGCGTTTAAGCCCGGTGCAAGCGAAATTGAATCATCTAACTTTGTTATGTTAAACAAAATTACTGATGCAATTAAACGCTTCCCTAACGCTACTATTGTGGTATCAGGCCATACCGACGTGACCGGCAGCAGCGAACTTAACCTAGCGCTGTCTAAAGCTAGAGCTGAAGTAGTAGCAAACTTTATTACGCAAGTGAGTGAGATTGATAAAGATCGAGTGAGCTCCACTGGCTATGGTAAAGAGAAGCCCGTTGCCTCAAACGAGACGCCCGAAGGCAGAGCACAAAATAGACGTGTTGAAATACTGATAGTCAACAAGTAG